GGCCGGCTACCGCTACACGGTCATCGACTCGCACCTCGCGCGGGCCGGCCGCCCGCTCGAAGCCTACCACTCGAGCGCCGAGTCCGCGGCCCACGAGGCGCTGCGGTCGCCGTACCGCGACTACGCCGTGGGGCACGACGCCGACGCGGTGCGCGCCCTCGTGCGCGACCCCGCGTCCACGCGCCACGTGTGGAGCCGCGACGAGGGATATCCGGGCGCGTTCCGGTATCTGGAATTTCATAAGATCCGCTGGCCCGGCGGGCTCAAGCTCTGGGAGGTGACCGGCGCCGGCGTGTCGCTGGGCGACAAGCGACCGTACGACGCCGCGGCCGCCCGCGCGCTGGCCCGCGAGCACGCCGGCCATTTTGCCGGCCTGCTCGACGGCATCGCCCGCGACGCCACGCCGGCCGAGACGCTGATCGTCGCCCCCTTCGACTCCGAACTGTTCGGCCACTGGTGGTTCGAGGGTCCGGACTTTCTCGCCGACACCTACCGCGCCCTGCGTGGACACCCGAGCGTCCGGCCCACCACCGGCTCCACGCACGTCAATGCGGCCGGCGCGCCCACGTCGCTCGAGCTGCCCGCGGGATCGTGGGGCAGGAACGGTGATTTCAGCATGTGGCTCAATCCCGGCACCGCCTGGACGTGGGAGCGGCTGTGGGATCTCGAGACGCGCTTCTGGCGCGCCGCGCCGGCCGCGTTGGCGCTCCCTGCCGCGCATGCCGTGCTCGCGCAGGCCGCCCGCGAACTGCTGCTCGCCCAGGCCTCCGACTGGCAGTTCATCATCTCCACGGGCGAGGTGGTGGATTACGGCGAGCGCCGGTTCCGCGTGCACGCAGACGCCACCGCGGAGTTGGTGGCCGCGCTCGAGAGCGGCAGCGATCTGGCCGGCGCCGCCGTGCGCGCCGAGGCGCTGCGCGCGCGCGACGGCCTCTTTCCCGACGTGCTCGATGCCGTGGCCCGCGCGCTCAAGCCCTCCGCCGCGTCCGCCTGATCATCCATGCACTCGGTTGTCGTCCACGGTCACTTCTATCAACCACCCCGCGAGAATCCCTGGCTCGGCCGCGTGGACGTGGAGGCGAGCGCCGATCCGTTCCACGACTGGAACGAGCGCATCACGCACGAGTGCTACGAGCCCTGCACGGCGGCGCGACTGCTCGACGCCGAGGGGCACGTGGACGGACGGATGAACCTGTTCTCGTGGATGAGCTTCGACGCCGGCCCCACGCTGCTCCGCTGGTTGGAGCCCAACGCCCCCGACGTCTACCGCGCCATCCTCACCGCCGACGCCGAGAGCGCCCGGCGCCTGGACGGGCACGGCAACGCGCTGGCCATGCCCTACCACCACGTCATCCTCCCGCTCGCGTCGCGGCGCGACAAGGCCACCGAGATCCGGTGGGGACTGGCCGACTTCCGCCGCCGGTTCGGCCGCGACGCCGAAGGGTTCTGGATGCCCGAGACCGCGATGGACGAGGAGACGCTCGTCGTGCTCGCCGAGCACGGCGTGAAGTTCACCATCGTCGCGCCGCGCCAGGTGGGCCAGGCGCCGACCCAGGGCCAGCCGCTGCGCTTCTCGGCCGGCGGCGGACGCGAGATCGCGCTCTTCGTCTACGACGGACCGCTCGCCACCGGCGTCGCCTTCGGACGGCTGCTGGAACACGGGGATCTCCTGGCCCGGGCCCTCGCTCCCGACTCTGCCGTCGACGGATTCTCGCTCGCCAGCGTGGCCACCGACGGCGAGACCTTCGGCCACCACCACAAGTTCGGCGAGATGGCCATGGCCCGCGCGTTCGCGATCCTCGCCGCGCGCGCCGACGTGCGCGTGGAGAACTTCGCCTCGGTGCTGGCTCGCCATGCGCCCACGCGCAACGCGCTCGTGGTCGAACCGTCGTCGTGGAGTTGCGCGCATGGCGTGGAACGGTGGCGCTCCGACTGCGGCGACCGCATCGTGCCGGGCACGTCGCAGGCCTGGCGGCGTCCGCTGCGCACCGCGCTCAACTGGCTGGCCCGCGAGATGGACGCCCGCTTCGAGGCCGAAGGCGCCACGCTGTTCGTGGACGCATGGCCCGCCCTCGACGCGTTCGGCAGCGTGGCCACCCGGCTCGACGCCGAACGCCGCGCCTGCGTGCGCGCCCATCTCGCGCCCGGCGCCAACGAGGATCGCGCCCTCGAACTGCTGGACGCGATGTGGGCGCGGTTCGGCATGTTCGGATCGTGCGCCTGGTTCTTTGACGATGTCGCCGGACACGAGACGGTGCTCATGCTCTGGCTCGCCGCATATGCCATCGAGCGCATGCGCGACGCCACGCTCGAGAGCGGATTGCGCGACCGCCTGGCC
This sequence is a window from Gemmatimonadaceae bacterium. Protein-coding genes within it:
- a CDS encoding DUF3536 domain-containing protein, which codes for MHSVVVHGHFYQPPRENPWLGRVDVEASADPFHDWNERITHECYEPCTAARLLDAEGHVDGRMNLFSWMSFDAGPTLLRWLEPNAPDVYRAILTADAESARRLDGHGNALAMPYHHVILPLASRRDKATEIRWGLADFRRRFGRDAEGFWMPETAMDEETLVVLAEHGVKFTIVAPRQVGQAPTQGQPLRFSAGGGREIALFVYDGPLATGVAFGRLLEHGDLLARALAPDSAVDGFSLASVATDGETFGHHHKFGEMAMARAFAILAARADVRVENFASVLARHAPTRNALVVEPSSWSCAHGVERWRSDCGDRIVPGTSQAWRRPLRTALNWLAREMDARFEAEGATLFVDAWPALDAFGSVATRLDAERRACVRAHLAPGANEDRALELLDAMWARFGMFGSCAWFFDDVAGHETVLMLWLAAYAIERMRDATLESGLRDRLAAAMSNDPAEGDGERVYRTRVLAARPRAAT
- a CDS encoding 1,4-alpha-glucan branching protein domain-containing protein, translated to MDFVLVLHSHLPFVLGHGRWPHGSDWLMEAALDSYLPLLDALEQLDEERVAAPVTLGVTPVLAAQLADPLFATELRAFFAQRLVACDEAERELAHTGDHQLIPIVHVWRDRFRRLEARFESLDGNLVGALRALEAAGRLELMSSAATHGFLPLLARDESIRLQLHAGRAEHTRLFGREPAGLWLPECAYRPRGEWAPWPGAPVTGVRAGIETHVAEAGYRYTVIDSHLARAGRPLEAYHSSAESAAHEALRSPYRDYAVGHDADAVRALVRDPASTRHVWSRDEGYPGAFRYLEFHKIRWPGGLKLWEVTGAGVSLGDKRPYDAAAARALAREHAGHFAGLLDGIARDATPAETLIVAPFDSELFGHWWFEGPDFLADTYRALRGHPSVRPTTGSTHVNAAGAPTSLELPAGSWGRNGDFSMWLNPGTAWTWERLWDLETRFWRAAPAALALPAAHAVLAQAARELLLAQASDWQFIISTGEVVDYGERRFRVHADATAELVAALESGSDLAGAAVRAEALRARDGLFPDVLDAVARALKPSAASA